A window from Burkholderiales bacterium encodes these proteins:
- a CDS encoding Zn-dependent protease translates to MDRGQAFRHRLYNALQSAALLAAMATIAGLVGWLIAGVEGLVWFAALVPLALVLGPKLSPQWVLRAYGAREIAPFLAPDLYVLAQTLARRAELPAVPRLYYVPSAALNAFTVGSRSGAAIALTDGLLRTMTPRELTGVLAHEIAHVVNNDIWVMQLADVVNRMTAFLSLTGLMLLVVALPAAFVAGYETPWAALLVLAAAPHLATLLQLGLSRVREYDADRLAAELTGDPLGLASALEKLERHPRSWFEQIFFPGRHAPEPAVLRTHPPTRERIRRLLALAQTPSASWSASWDLPLLRELPPVTRSPRWRIHGHWH, encoded by the coding sequence ATGGACCGCGGCCAAGCTTTCCGGCATCGCCTCTACAACGCCTTACAGTCAGCGGCGCTGCTCGCCGCGATGGCGACGATCGCCGGGCTGGTGGGCTGGCTGATCGCCGGCGTGGAAGGGCTCGTCTGGTTCGCGGCCCTGGTGCCCCTCGCCCTGGTCCTGGGGCCTAAACTTTCGCCCCAATGGGTCCTGCGGGCCTACGGGGCGCGGGAGATCGCGCCTTTCCTTGCGCCGGATCTCTACGTGCTGGCCCAGACCCTCGCCCGCCGCGCGGAGTTGCCCGCCGTCCCGCGGCTCTACTACGTGCCTTCGGCTGCCCTCAACGCCTTCACGGTAGGCAGCCGCTCCGGCGCGGCCATCGCCCTGACCGACGGGCTGTTGCGGACCATGACCCCCCGGGAGCTGACGGGCGTTCTCGCCCACGAGATCGCCCACGTGGTCAACAACGACATCTGGGTGATGCAGCTTGCGGACGTGGTGAACCGCATGACCGCGTTTCTTTCCCTCACCGGCTTGATGCTCCTGGTGGTGGCGCTCCCGGCCGCCTTCGTCGCCGGCTACGAGACACCGTGGGCGGCGCTACTGGTGCTTGCCGCGGCTCCCCACCTGGCGACGCTGCTGCAATTGGGCCTGTCCCGGGTGCGGGAATACGACGCCGACCGCCTGGCCGCGGAGCTGACCGGCGATCCCCTGGGCCTCGCCTCCGCCCTGGAAAAGCTGGAACGCCACCCCCGTTCCTGGTTCGAGCAGATCTTTTTCCCGGGCCGCCACGCGCCGGAGCCCGCCGTGCTGCGCACCCACCCCCCCACCCGGGAGCGGATACGGCGGCTGCTCGCCCTGGCCCAGACCCCTTCCGCCTCGTGGAGCGCTTCATGGGACCTGCCTCTGCTGCGGGAGCTGCCCCCGGTGACACGCTCGCCCCGCTGGCGCATCCATGGACATTGGCATTAA
- a CDS encoding phosphoglycerate mutase, whose amino-acid sequence MTKFPGLRTWALLLALCLAAAAAGAGEEALWLKLQEGRYTIFVRHSLAPGTGDPENFKLEDCRTQRNLSFEGQAQARRIGEAFRRRQIPVGEVRSSRWCRCLETARLAFGNADPWPALDSNYNDRAQRREDKNRAVLEYLLANPPRGGNRVLVTHNFNVRDLTGVSPASAEMVVVEPDGTGGLRVLGTLAVPR is encoded by the coding sequence ATGACTAAATTCCCTGGGCTGAGGACCTGGGCCCTGCTCCTTGCCCTCTGCCTCGCGGCCGCAGCGGCGGGCGCCGGCGAAGAAGCGTTGTGGCTGAAGCTCCAGGAGGGCCGCTACACGATATTCGTTCGTCATTCCCTCGCCCCAGGCACCGGCGACCCGGAAAACTTTAAACTGGAAGATTGCCGCACCCAGCGCAATCTCTCCTTCGAAGGGCAGGCCCAGGCTCGGCGCATCGGCGAAGCGTTCCGGCGCCGGCAGATCCCGGTGGGGGAAGTGCGCTCGAGCCGGTGGTGCCGGTGCCTGGAGACCGCCCGGCTCGCCTTCGGCAACGCCGACCCGTGGCCGGCGCTTGACTCCAACTATAACGATCGCGCCCAAAGGCGCGAGGACAAGAACCGGGCTGTGCTGGAATATCTCCTGGCAAACCCGCCCAGGGGCGGCAACCGCGTCCTGGTGACCCACAATTTCAACGTCCGCGACCTGACCGGCGTCTCGCCGGCCTCGGCAGAGATGGTGGTCGTGGAACCGGATGGGACCGGCGGGCTGAGGGTCCTGGGAACCCTGGCCGTGCCCCGCTGA
- the vgb gene encoding virginiamycin B lyase, with protein MKAAVLAATAALLAAATAPAHAGGSNYGVSPGIAPAFTGQVSEWAVPTPEFARDPAIAPDGSVFIAVMHGNKIARFDPRSEQFTEWELPPRAHPHGLLVDRDGMVWYTGNGNGTIGRLDPKAGRVTEFKLPSGGDPHTIVIDEEQKHLWFTVQGGDRVGRLERATGKTMEYPAKGGPYGIALDKAGNVWVCLIRADKLAKIDPRTGALATLDMPPGSRPRRIAASPDGTLWVTLYGAGKLVRIDPSAGRLLQEVRLPAGDNGGPYAVTVDGAGVVWANEIHTDTVVRLDPRTGDLKVVKLPSRGLGIRKMVVDGEGRLWYMGSHNGRLGRVN; from the coding sequence ATGAAAGCTGCTGTGCTCGCCGCCACGGCCGCCCTGCTGGCGGCGGCCACCGCCCCCGCTCACGCCGGGGGTTCCAATTACGGCGTGTCCCCGGGCATCGCCCCCGCCTTCACAGGACAGGTATCCGAATGGGCGGTGCCCACCCCCGAGTTCGCCCGGGATCCCGCCATCGCGCCGGACGGCTCGGTGTTCATCGCCGTCATGCACGGAAACAAGATCGCCCGCTTCGATCCCCGGAGCGAGCAGTTCACCGAGTGGGAGCTGCCGCCCCGCGCCCATCCCCACGGCCTGCTGGTGGACCGGGACGGCATGGTGTGGTATACGGGCAACGGCAACGGCACCATCGGGCGCCTCGACCCGAAGGCGGGCCGGGTCACCGAGTTCAAGCTGCCCTCCGGCGGCGATCCCCACACCATCGTGATCGACGAGGAACAAAAGCACCTCTGGTTCACGGTGCAGGGCGGCGACCGGGTGGGACGCCTGGAGCGGGCCACCGGAAAGACCATGGAATACCCGGCCAAGGGAGGGCCCTACGGCATCGCCCTGGACAAGGCGGGAAACGTCTGGGTGTGCCTCATCCGGGCCGACAAGCTCGCCAAGATCGATCCCCGGACCGGGGCGCTCGCCACCCTGGACATGCCCCCGGGCTCCCGGCCCCGGCGGATCGCGGCCAGCCCCGACGGCACCTTGTGGGTGACGCTGTACGGTGCGGGGAAGCTCGTCCGGATCGATCCCTCCGCCGGCCGCCTGCTGCAGGAGGTCCGGCTGCCGGCCGGGGACAACGGCGGCCCGTACGCGGTCACCGTGGACGGGGCGGGCGTGGTGTGGGCCAACGAGATCCACACCGACACGGTGGTGCGGCTCGACCCCCGTACCGGCGACCTCAAGGTGGTGAAGCTTCCGTCCCGTGGGCTGGGCATCCGCAAGATGGTGGTGGATGGTGAGGGCCGGCTGTGGTACATGGGCAGCCACAACGGGCGCCTGGGGAGGGTGAACTGA